The Dethiosulfovibrio peptidovorans DSM 11002 genome has a window encoding:
- a CDS encoding protein-glutamate methylesterase/protein-glutamine glutaminase: MKNIKVLVVDDSSFMRKILGDILEETPGITVIAKARDGVDALEKIERYSPDVVTLDVEMPRKNGLETLKEIMDRFPMPVIMVSSLTREGASVTMQALALGAVDFVAKPSGTISLDMRDVGDELKQKVLGAAFARSAVPGKPFLKKTTPPLSSLKRQATVKPPVPGMHPKLVCIASSTGGPQALQRLLTALPSDFPLPIIVAQHMPRGFTASFATRLNDLSSINVVEGQENTILRPGLAVIAPGGYHMILKGGAGNLSIGLSDAPPVLSVKPSANVMFLSVADILGGNVVAVILTGMGRDGTDGAQVLSSMGAYVFGESPETCVVYGMPRAAMEAGVVNEQLPLHKIAPALDRFVRENR; encoded by the coding sequence GTGAAAAACATAAAAGTCCTGGTCGTGGACGATTCCTCTTTCATGAGGAAGATTCTCGGGGATATTTTGGAGGAGACGCCGGGTATAACCGTTATAGCCAAGGCACGAGACGGTGTAGACGCTCTGGAGAAAATAGAGCGATACAGCCCCGACGTGGTTACTCTTGACGTGGAGATGCCGAGAAAGAACGGCCTGGAGACCCTAAAGGAGATCATGGATCGTTTCCCCATGCCGGTAATAATGGTGAGCAGTCTGACCAGAGAGGGAGCCTCTGTCACCATGCAGGCCCTCGCTCTTGGTGCCGTAGATTTCGTGGCGAAGCCGTCCGGCACCATATCTTTGGACATGAGGGACGTTGGAGACGAACTCAAACAAAAGGTTTTGGGGGCTGCTTTCGCCAGATCTGCCGTACCAGGTAAGCCCTTTTTGAAAAAGACGACACCTCCATTGTCGTCTTTGAAGCGTCAGGCCACCGTCAAACCTCCGGTTCCCGGGATGCATCCGAAACTCGTCTGTATAGCATCTTCTACCGGAGGTCCTCAGGCGCTTCAACGTTTGTTGACCGCCCTGCCCTCTGATTTTCCGCTTCCCATAATAGTGGCTCAGCATATGCCCAGAGGTTTTACCGCTTCCTTTGCGACCAGACTTAACGATCTATCCAGTATAAACGTGGTCGAGGGACAGGAGAACACGATCCTCAGACCTGGTCTGGCGGTCATAGCTCCAGGCGGTTATCATATGATTCTGAAGGGAGGAGCCGGCAATCTTTCGATCGGTCTGTCCGACGCACCTCCTGTTTTGTCGGTAAAGCCGTCGGCCAACGTGATGTTCCTCAGCGTGGCCGATATACTTGGAGGAAACGTAGTAGCCGTCATCCTTACCGGAATGGGCAGAGACGGTACGGATGGAGCTCAGGTCCTATCGTCCATGGGAGCATACGTTTTTGGAGAATCCCCGGAAACCTGCGTGGTCTACGGTATGCCCAGGGCGGCTATGGAAGCAGGCGTGGTCAACGAGCAGTTGCCGTTGCATAAAATAGCGCCGGCCTTGGACCGCTTCGTGAGAGAAAATCGATAG
- a CDS encoding flagellar brake protein, with protein MEAKTLLDKDPQLIGSKVDISIVAGLYKGQYPSRLEDGYEDVWKLSHPFLGGGLLPMYRGVELKLSLSSDKSVYKVNGSVLGTVREGAIVLLVVKVSGEVQNLQRRRFVRVPCMLNVEVAPLGFFLDSHHGWIDGVAKDVSLGGVRLSLKGNCSSSFRDMSRFMLKLPLDDVASYLSCRLVVVRYIEEHDVTELALAFDFLPATLEKSLGRFIREKELASRRDGR; from the coding sequence ATGGAAGCGAAGACCCTTTTAGATAAAGATCCTCAACTGATAGGCTCCAAAGTGGACATATCCATAGTTGCCGGGCTCTATAAAGGGCAGTATCCATCTCGCTTGGAGGACGGTTATGAGGACGTATGGAAACTCTCCCATCCTTTCCTCGGAGGTGGTCTGCTGCCTATGTATCGCGGGGTGGAGCTTAAGCTTTCTCTGAGCTCCGATAAAAGCGTCTATAAAGTGAACGGTTCCGTCCTGGGCACAGTCAGGGAGGGAGCCATCGTCCTGTTGGTGGTGAAGGTCTCCGGCGAGGTGCAGAACCTTCAGAGACGTCGCTTCGTAAGGGTCCCCTGTATGCTGAACGTCGAGGTAGCTCCTCTCGGTTTTTTTCTGGACAGCCACCATGGATGGATCGACGGGGTCGCCAAGGATGTCAGTCTGGGTGGCGTTAGGCTTTCGTTGAAGGGGAACTGTTCCTCTTCCTTCAGAGATATGTCCAGATTTATGCTGAAATTGCCTTTAGATGATGTGGCATCCTATCTCTCCTGTCGGCTAGTCGTGGTACGATACATAGAAGAACATGACGTTACCGAGTTGGCCCTGGCCTTCGATTTTCTTCCTGCTACTCTGGAGAAATCCTTGGGCCGCTTTATTCGAGAAAAAGAACTGGCGTCCAGGAGGGATGGGCGCTGA
- a CDS encoding MinD/ParA family protein, with protein sequence MIDRKASVTDQASDLRRMVASISEEKKNIRRPGFLRSIAVVGGKGGVGKSNISVNLALALGEMGHNVALLDGDLGLANVDILMGVQAPYNLIHLVRGERSLDEILCDVGDGVSLIPGGTGIEELANLDESAQSALINALAELESFADIMVVDTGAGIHRNMISFALSADTVILVTTPEPTSIRDAYGLLKSLVFGTVGKLDVRVLVNMVSSEEEARSVAGRMRFAASQFLRVDLGYSGYVLTDSRLSDSVRARKPLIRFAPRSDASECFRRIARTLMSEGGEDRSFDPGRGVKSLFFKLARSLGVGRDR encoded by the coding sequence GTGATTGATCGCAAAGCTTCCGTGACCGACCAAGCCTCCGACCTGAGGCGTATGGTCGCTTCCATATCGGAGGAGAAAAAAAACATCAGACGGCCCGGTTTTCTACGTTCCATAGCTGTCGTAGGAGGAAAGGGCGGCGTCGGAAAGAGCAATATCTCCGTCAATCTGGCCCTGGCTCTGGGAGAGATGGGGCACAATGTGGCTCTTCTGGACGGGGATCTCGGATTGGCCAACGTAGATATCCTTATGGGTGTCCAGGCTCCTTATAACCTGATCCACCTGGTAAGGGGGGAGAGGTCTCTTGACGAGATCCTGTGCGATGTTGGAGACGGCGTCTCCTTGATACCTGGAGGAACCGGCATAGAGGAACTGGCCAACCTGGATGAATCTGCCCAGTCGGCCTTGATAAACGCCTTGGCTGAGCTGGAGTCCTTCGCGGATATCATGGTGGTCGATACAGGGGCGGGTATCCACAGAAACATGATATCCTTCGCTCTTTCTGCCGATACGGTTATACTTGTTACTACGCCGGAGCCCACGTCCATAAGGGATGCGTACGGACTCCTGAAATCCTTGGTGTTCGGAACGGTTGGAAAACTGGACGTTCGAGTGCTGGTCAATATGGTCTCCTCCGAGGAGGAAGCCCGATCCGTGGCCGGGCGTATGCGTTTCGCTGCCAGTCAGTTTCTCAGGGTGGACCTGGGCTACTCCGGATATGTCTTGACCGATAGCAGACTGTCTGACTCGGTGCGGGCCAGGAAACCTCTGATAAGATTCGCTCCTCGTTCGGATGCGTCCGAATGTTTCCGTAGAATCGCCAGGACCCTTATGTCCGAAGGTGGAGAAGATAGATCTTTCGATCCGGGGCGGGGCGTTAAGTCACTGTTCTTCAAGCTTGCCAGAAGCCTCGGAGTCGGTCGGGATAGATAG
- the flhF gene encoding flagellar biosynthesis protein FlhF has translation MRVVQQITFEAKDDAEAIRIAADRLGRDAVVLSTRPVNKGGFLGLFGKPALVVTAGILEEDEPKKKEEPIGDRVRAFQQLLEGKRDSFPVVPSEGRSSGKKETDDTPVGEREDRVELSSPVATASRPSVSREKVAQAYGKGPNSVEERDNKNLSDDVERIQRTLSSVLERLDRASVSDGGTEKPPEPRLAPSSMDDCRERWRHMLLEIDMTESFVDALLERYRGSLDDLSFKDWLKESIRAPFRDVISALGGSRVMFIGPTGVGKTTTIAKLAAANSLWEDRKVLLATADTYRIAAVEQLRTYAKILGVPVEVIFDPQDLKGIREKRDVELILLDTAGRSQRDSRRLDEAKELYEAFAPESVHLVISASSKYRDMLDVIERMGNMPISHLIFTKLDETLTLGPVLEIALNFDIPISFLTVGQNVPNDIEVASTDRIVNMALGGGYGD, from the coding sequence ATGAGGGTTGTCCAACAGATCACCTTTGAGGCTAAAGACGATGCCGAGGCCATCAGGATCGCTGCCGATCGACTGGGCAGAGATGCTGTGGTGCTTTCTACCCGCCCGGTCAACAAGGGGGGCTTCCTGGGGTTGTTCGGAAAGCCCGCCCTGGTCGTGACGGCAGGTATCCTGGAGGAAGACGAGCCCAAAAAGAAGGAAGAGCCTATAGGAGATAGGGTTCGGGCCTTTCAGCAGCTGCTGGAGGGGAAAAGGGACAGTTTTCCTGTCGTTCCTTCGGAAGGAAGATCGTCTGGCAAAAAGGAGACAGACGACACTCCCGTCGGAGAAAGGGAGGACAGGGTTGAACTGTCTTCGCCTGTGGCCACAGCCTCCCGTCCTTCCGTCTCTAGAGAGAAGGTCGCCCAGGCCTATGGAAAGGGTCCTAATTCCGTAGAGGAAAGGGATAACAAAAATCTCTCCGATGACGTGGAGAGAATTCAGCGTACATTATCCTCCGTACTTGAACGGCTGGATAGGGCTTCCGTGTCCGACGGTGGGACAGAGAAGCCTCCTGAGCCGAGATTGGCGCCTTCATCCATGGACGATTGTCGGGAGCGTTGGCGTCATATGTTGCTGGAGATAGATATGACCGAATCCTTCGTGGACGCTCTCCTAGAACGCTACAGAGGTTCTCTGGACGATTTATCCTTTAAGGATTGGTTGAAGGAATCCATAAGGGCACCCTTTCGGGACGTCATAAGCGCGCTGGGCGGATCCAGGGTGATGTTTATAGGTCCCACCGGGGTTGGCAAAACCACCACCATAGCCAAGCTGGCGGCGGCCAATTCCCTGTGGGAAGACCGAAAGGTCCTCCTTGCTACCGCCGATACCTATCGTATAGCGGCGGTCGAGCAACTCAGGACCTACGCCAAGATTCTTGGCGTGCCCGTCGAGGTGATCTTCGACCCTCAGGATCTCAAGGGAATCAGGGAGAAGAGGGATGTGGAGCTTATTCTGCTTGACACTGCCGGGAGAAGCCAGAGGGACTCTCGCAGGCTGGACGAGGCCAAGGAGCTTTACGAGGCTTTCGCTCCCGAGAGCGTCCACCTCGTCATCTCAGCCAGTTCCAAATACAGGGACATGCTCGACGTCATAGAGAGGATGGGGAATATGCCTATATCTCACCTCATATTTACGAAGCTGGACGAGACCCTTACTCTGGGACCGGTGCTGGAGATAGCCCTCAACTTCGATATTCCCATATCTTTTCTGACCGTAGGTCAGAACGTCCCCAACGATATAGAGGTGGCCTCTACGGATCGTATCGTTAATATGGCATTAGGCGGTGGATACGGTGATTGA
- the flhA gene encoding flagellar biosynthesis protein FlhA, with product MAEERMTMVERMLRFADVGVAALMVLVVVMMIIPLPTWLLDILLTLNITFGVVVLLVTFYVNRALEISSFPSILLIVTLFRLALNVSTTRLILLRGNAGNIISSFGNFVVGGNYVVGAVVFLILVIIQFLVITKGAERVAEVAARFTLDAMPGKQMAIDADLNAGLIDELGAKERRRDIQREADFYGSMDGASKFVKGDAIAGLIITIINILGGLAIGVFQRGLSLGQAAGVYSLLTVGDGLVSQIPALLFSTATGIIVTRAAGDSNLGRDVFSSFIRYPRPLMIGTALLFAFAMVPGLPTFPFMFLGVFLGFMAYGVYREAKTQEGLSGEPGVGGKGKGASPAGGEGDHPTSQTPTSPEDVMKLLAVDPMEMEIGYAVIPLVDPAQGGDMLDRISTIRKQMAMDMGLVVPSIRIRDNIQLKPSEYLIRVKGALEGQGDLMPEHYLAMDTGNVTEEVVGVPTTEPAFGLPALWISPELRDKAEASGYTVVDAPSVLATHLSEVIKSHGADLITRQEVQKLTDMVKESNSAVIEEMLSVLGLGDIQKVLQNLVAEHIPIRDLVTIFETLTDYGRLSTSVDYLTERVRESLARIISLRLKENDVITVSTLSPTWEQKIRDALEGDLAKGWRLNMDSREISKLITSVSAKSEEAMLQGFSPILLVSPDVRLVVRRVLESSLPGLFVVSYNEISHGIDIKSLGMVE from the coding sequence ATGGCAGAGGAACGGATGACTATGGTAGAGAGGATGCTTCGCTTTGCAGATGTAGGCGTGGCGGCCCTGATGGTTTTGGTCGTGGTCATGATGATCATACCTCTGCCCACCTGGCTGTTGGATATCCTCCTGACCCTGAACATAACCTTCGGCGTGGTGGTCCTTCTGGTGACCTTCTACGTCAACAGAGCTCTCGAGATATCGTCGTTTCCTTCCATCTTGCTAATAGTAACCCTTTTCCGGTTGGCACTGAACGTATCCACCACCCGGTTGATATTGCTTAGAGGTAACGCGGGGAACATTATCTCCTCTTTCGGCAATTTCGTTGTCGGAGGAAACTACGTCGTCGGAGCGGTGGTCTTCCTAATATTGGTCATAATTCAGTTTCTCGTCATAACTAAGGGGGCTGAACGAGTCGCCGAGGTCGCAGCCAGGTTTACACTGGACGCCATGCCGGGAAAACAGATGGCCATAGACGCCGACCTAAACGCCGGTTTGATAGACGAACTTGGCGCAAAGGAAAGACGAAGGGATATCCAGAGGGAGGCGGATTTCTACGGATCGATGGACGGTGCCTCCAAGTTCGTCAAAGGAGATGCCATCGCCGGTCTGATCATAACCATAATAAACATTCTCGGGGGGCTGGCCATCGGTGTGTTTCAGCGCGGATTGTCCCTCGGTCAGGCGGCAGGTGTCTACAGTCTCCTAACGGTTGGAGACGGGTTGGTGTCTCAGATACCGGCTCTGCTATTTTCCACCGCTACCGGCATAATCGTCACCAGAGCCGCCGGTGACTCGAACCTTGGTCGGGACGTGTTCTCGTCCTTTATAAGATATCCCAGACCTCTGATGATAGGTACCGCCCTGCTATTTGCCTTCGCCATGGTGCCAGGTCTTCCTACTTTCCCCTTCATGTTCCTCGGGGTGTTCCTTGGATTCATGGCCTATGGGGTCTACCGAGAAGCTAAGACCCAGGAAGGTCTGTCCGGCGAGCCCGGGGTGGGGGGGAAGGGCAAGGGAGCCTCTCCTGCAGGAGGAGAGGGAGACCACCCGACCTCTCAGACTCCCACCTCCCCGGAAGATGTCATGAAACTTCTGGCAGTGGACCCCATGGAAATGGAGATAGGCTATGCGGTGATCCCTCTTGTCGATCCCGCTCAGGGAGGGGACATGCTGGACCGTATCAGTACCATAAGGAAGCAGATGGCCATGGACATGGGGCTGGTGGTCCCGTCCATCAGGATAAGGGACAACATTCAGCTGAAACCCTCAGAGTATCTCATAAGGGTCAAGGGAGCTCTGGAGGGTCAGGGAGATCTCATGCCGGAACACTATCTCGCCATGGACACTGGAAACGTCACTGAGGAGGTCGTAGGTGTTCCCACCACAGAGCCCGCCTTTGGTCTTCCGGCCCTCTGGATATCTCCGGAGCTTCGGGACAAAGCGGAGGCCAGCGGCTACACCGTCGTGGACGCTCCTTCCGTGCTGGCCACCCATCTGTCGGAGGTCATAAAGTCTCACGGTGCCGATCTCATAACCAGACAGGAGGTCCAGAAACTTACCGACATGGTCAAGGAGAGCAATTCCGCCGTTATCGAGGAAATGCTCAGCGTTCTCGGCCTTGGGGACATCCAGAAAGTCCTTCAGAACCTGGTTGCGGAGCATATCCCTATCAGGGATCTGGTGACCATTTTCGAGACCTTGACCGATTACGGAAGGCTCTCTACCTCGGTGGACTATCTTACCGAGAGGGTGAGGGAGAGCCTGGCCCGTATAATCTCTTTGAGGCTCAAGGAGAACGACGTCATAACCGTGTCCACCCTTTCCCCTACCTGGGAACAGAAGATAAGGGACGCCTTGGAGGGCGATCTTGCCAAGGGATGGCGTCTCAACATGGATTCCAGGGAGATTTCCAAGCTGATTACCTCCGTGTCGGCCAAGTCCGAGGAGGCCATGCTTCAGGGATTCTCTCCCATCCTGCTTGTGAGTCCCGACGTCAGGCTTGTTGTCCGTCGAGTTCTGGAATCCTCGTTGCCCGGTCTGTTCGTGGTGTCTTATAATGAAATAAGCCATGGTATAGATATCAAGTCGTTGGGGATGGTGGAGTAG
- the flhB gene encoding flagellar biosynthesis protein FlhB: protein MALIFKSFRLQFFAEEKTEPATPRKRRKEREEGRVAKSQDLGASAVIIAGLIAVILFGGWIFDVILSFIRECLFFIGDGTLGRTGWFHSLTMRSISAYGLAIVPMVVGCFLAAFFVSVAQVGFVMTSKPLIPKMNRFNPISGLKKVISLRSLVEMVKGILKALILAIVLYSALRGDLADMVMAVRYPIGPAVSLLLWRIWLLCVKMTFLLLVIAIFDWSYQKWEFEKNIKMSKQEIKEEYKQMEGDPQIKQKIRQKQREMAKQRMMADVPQADVVITNPTTLAIALQYDREKMDAPVVLAKGKGLLARRIREIAEENDVPVVENKPLAWALHDSVEVGESIPETLYKSVAEVLAFVYGIGKKRS, encoded by the coding sequence ATGGCGTTAATATTTAAATCGTTTCGGCTCCAGTTTTTCGCCGAAGAGAAGACCGAACCTGCCACTCCCAGAAAGAGGCGTAAGGAACGGGAGGAGGGGCGAGTCGCCAAGAGCCAGGACCTGGGGGCCTCTGCTGTCATAATAGCCGGTTTAATAGCCGTAATTCTGTTCGGAGGGTGGATCTTCGACGTTATACTGTCCTTTATCCGGGAGTGCTTGTTCTTTATCGGAGATGGAACCTTGGGGCGGACCGGGTGGTTCCACTCTCTGACGATGAGGTCCATATCGGCCTACGGTCTGGCCATAGTCCCTATGGTGGTGGGCTGTTTTCTCGCCGCCTTTTTCGTCTCTGTGGCTCAGGTCGGCTTCGTTATGACATCTAAGCCGCTGATCCCTAAGATGAACAGGTTCAACCCTATATCGGGGCTCAAGAAGGTCATATCCCTAAGGTCCTTGGTAGAGATGGTAAAGGGGATCCTCAAGGCCCTTATACTGGCTATAGTTCTCTATTCCGCTCTGAGAGGGGATCTCGCCGATATGGTGATGGCCGTAAGATACCCCATCGGTCCTGCCGTGTCCCTCTTGCTGTGGCGAATATGGCTGTTGTGCGTAAAGATGACCTTTTTGCTTTTGGTCATAGCGATCTTCGACTGGTCCTACCAAAAATGGGAGTTCGAGAAGAACATAAAGATGAGCAAACAGGAGATAAAAGAAGAATACAAACAGATGGAAGGGGATCCTCAGATCAAACAGAAGATCCGCCAGAAACAGAGGGAGATGGCTAAGCAGAGGATGATGGCCGACGTTCCTCAGGCGGACGTGGTCATAACCAACCCGACGACATTGGCCATAGCCCTTCAATACGATAGAGAAAAGATGGACGCTCCGGTGGTTCTGGCCAAGGGAAAAGGGTTACTGGCGCGGAGAATCAGAGAGATCGCCGAGGAAAACGACGTGCCGGTGGTGGAAAACAAGCCTCTGGCCTGGGCTCTCCACGATTCCGTGGAGGTCGGCGAATCCATCCCCGAGACGCTGTACAAATCTGTGGCGGAGGTACTGGCCTTCGTCTATGGGATCGGTAAAAAGAGGTCTTAG